Proteins encoded in a region of the Halostella limicola genome:
- the argF gene encoding ornithine carbamoyltransferase, which produces MTRHYLDVDDLSEDELEAVLDQGAEYKEQLAAGEPHRDLRDRTLGMLFQKPSTRTRVSFETGMTQLGGHAVFLGENDIQLGRGEPLKDTSRALSRYVDVVMARVFKHANAEVLAESADVPVVNGLTDDAHPCQTLADLLTIRETMGGFDGVSAAWIGDGNNVAQSFALGCALTDVDLTVATPEGYGIDDDVVERANDLGGDPTITQDPVAAAEDADVIYTDVWISMGQEDERDVRMDDFEGFQVCEELLDRAAPDVSVMHCLPAHRGEEITDDVMESERALVWRQAENRMHAQKGLLAWLLDEA; this is translated from the coding sequence ATGACGAGACACTACCTCGACGTCGACGACCTCTCCGAGGACGAACTGGAAGCCGTCCTCGACCAGGGCGCGGAGTACAAGGAACAGCTCGCGGCCGGCGAACCCCACCGCGACCTGCGGGACCGGACGCTCGGCATGCTGTTCCAGAAGCCCTCGACGCGGACCCGAGTCTCCTTCGAGACGGGGATGACGCAGCTCGGAGGCCACGCCGTCTTCCTCGGCGAGAACGACATCCAGCTCGGCCGCGGCGAGCCGCTCAAGGACACCTCGCGGGCGCTCTCTCGCTACGTCGACGTGGTGATGGCCCGGGTGTTCAAACACGCCAACGCCGAGGTGCTGGCGGAGTCCGCCGACGTGCCGGTCGTCAACGGCCTGACCGACGACGCCCACCCCTGCCAGACGCTGGCCGACCTGCTGACGATCCGCGAGACGATGGGCGGGTTCGACGGCGTCTCGGCGGCGTGGATCGGCGACGGCAACAACGTCGCTCAGTCGTTCGCACTCGGCTGTGCGCTGACGGACGTCGACCTCACGGTCGCCACGCCAGAGGGGTACGGCATCGACGACGACGTCGTCGAGCGCGCGAACGACCTCGGCGGCGACCCGACGATCACACAGGACCCCGTCGCCGCCGCCGAGGACGCCGACGTCATCTACACGGACGTCTGGATCAGCATGGGCCAGGAGGACGAACGCGACGTGCGGATGGACGACTTCGAGGGGTTCCAGGTCTGCGAGGAACTGCTCGACCGCGCCGCCCCGGACGTCTCCGTGATGCACTGCCTGCCCGCCCACCGCGGCGAGGAGATAACCGACGACGTGATGGAGAGCGAGCGGGCGCTCGTCTGGCGGCAGGCGGAGAACCGGATGCACGCCCAGAAGGGGCTGCTCGCGTGGCTGCTGGACGAGGCGTAG
- a CDS encoding [LysW]-lysine hydrolase — MSATATVSADEARELLVDLVSIPSPTGEEAAAAERLVDFFEAHDREAWTDEVGNVRAPADDSVLLTSHVDTVPGEIPVEIDEDGGPSETDRDGAGETGEVLWGRGSVDATGPLAAMAAAAVRTGISFVGVVGEETDSRGARHLIEDRDAPDAVVNGEPSGFDGITLGYRGFLAGTYVATSESGHTSRPEPNAIQDAIRWWSRVEDAFEPDEWEPVFEQVTTKPVSVDGGFTADGLSVEATMDVQLRIPPEMTAEAVREIADGELESGTVTWEEPIPPVMESPRNDVARAFRVAIRDEGGDPRLLRKTGTSDMNLYARAWDCPMATYGPGDSDLDHAPNEHLDLGEFDRSVAVLEAVAEDLKA; from the coding sequence ATGAGCGCGACGGCGACCGTCTCGGCCGACGAGGCGCGCGAGCTACTCGTGGACCTCGTCTCCATCCCCTCGCCCACCGGCGAGGAGGCGGCGGCGGCCGAGCGCCTTGTCGACTTCTTCGAGGCCCACGACCGCGAGGCGTGGACCGACGAGGTGGGCAACGTCCGCGCCCCCGCCGACGACTCCGTCCTGCTCACCTCGCACGTCGACACCGTGCCGGGCGAGATCCCGGTGGAGATCGACGAGGACGGCGGTCCGTCAGAGACGGACCGAGACGGAGCCGGTGAAACCGGCGAAGTGCTGTGGGGCCGCGGCTCCGTCGACGCGACCGGGCCGCTCGCGGCGATGGCCGCCGCGGCGGTGCGCACGGGCATCTCCTTCGTCGGCGTCGTCGGCGAGGAGACCGACTCCCGCGGCGCGCGCCACCTCATCGAGGACCGCGACGCGCCCGACGCCGTCGTGAACGGCGAACCCAGCGGCTTCGACGGCATCACGCTCGGCTACCGCGGCTTCCTCGCGGGCACCTACGTCGCGACGAGCGAGTCCGGCCACACCTCCCGCCCGGAGCCGAACGCCATTCAGGACGCCATCCGCTGGTGGTCCCGCGTCGAGGACGCGTTCGAGCCTGACGAGTGGGAGCCCGTCTTCGAGCAGGTGACGACCAAGCCCGTCTCCGTCGACGGCGGGTTCACGGCGGACGGCCTCTCCGTCGAGGCGACGATGGACGTGCAGCTGCGCATCCCGCCGGAGATGACCGCCGAAGCGGTGCGGGAGATAGCCGACGGCGAACTGGAGTCCGGTACGGTCACCTGGGAGGAGCCGATCCCGCCGGTGATGGAGAGCCCCCGGAACGACGTGGCGCGGGCGTTCCGCGTCGCTATCCGGGACGAGGGCGGCGACCCGCGGCTCCTCCGCAAGACCGGGACCAGCGACATGAACCTCTACGCGAGAGCCTGGGACTGCCCGATGGCGACGTACGGCCCCGGCGACTCCGACCTGGACCACGCGCCGAACGAACACCTCGATCTCGGCGAGTTCGACCGCTCCGTCGCGGTGCTCGAAGCCGTCGCCGAGGACCTCAAAGCATGA
- a CDS encoding aspartate aminotransferase family protein → MTGFIFSEKPVRIERGEGAYVYDEGGNEFLDVGASYACVPLGHGHPAVHEAVTEQFEKLTYVQASYPNSARTALYERLAETAPDPIGKVWLCNSGTEANEAALKFARSATGNAKIVATMQGFHGRTMGSLATTWKNKYKEPYEPLIDGVEFVPYDDEEALAEAVDDETAGVIVEPVQGEGGINPASAEYLQAAREITDEAGAALIFDEVQTGLGRTGTLWNCEQADVVPDILTSAKGLANGLPMGATLCRDWIAEDYGSHASTFSGGPVVSAAAEATVSTVVEDDLPAHAGAMGDYLQTELAAALGDEVREVRGEGLMVGVEVGRGANRALKELALNHGVLALPAGRTVVRLLPPLTIGEEHVDRVVEAMEDVVG, encoded by the coding sequence GTGACGGGGTTCATCTTCTCCGAGAAGCCGGTCCGGATCGAGCGCGGCGAGGGCGCGTACGTCTACGACGAGGGCGGGAACGAGTTCCTCGACGTGGGAGCGTCGTACGCCTGCGTCCCGCTTGGGCACGGCCACCCGGCCGTTCACGAGGCCGTCACCGAGCAGTTCGAGAAGCTCACCTACGTGCAGGCGTCGTACCCGAACTCGGCGCGCACGGCGCTGTACGAGCGCCTCGCCGAGACGGCTCCCGACCCGATCGGCAAGGTGTGGCTCTGCAACTCCGGCACCGAGGCCAACGAGGCCGCGCTGAAGTTCGCCCGCTCGGCCACGGGGAACGCCAAGATCGTCGCGACGATGCAGGGCTTCCACGGCCGCACGATGGGGTCGCTCGCGACCACGTGGAAGAACAAGTACAAGGAGCCGTACGAGCCGCTGATCGACGGCGTCGAGTTCGTCCCGTACGACGACGAGGAGGCGCTCGCCGAGGCGGTCGACGACGAGACGGCCGGCGTCATCGTCGAACCGGTTCAGGGCGAGGGCGGCATCAATCCCGCCTCCGCCGAGTACCTGCAGGCGGCCCGCGAGATCACCGACGAGGCCGGCGCGGCGCTGATCTTCGACGAGGTCCAGACCGGCCTCGGCCGGACGGGGACGCTGTGGAACTGCGAGCAGGCGGACGTGGTCCCCGATATCCTCACGTCGGCGAAGGGCCTCGCCAACGGCCTGCCGATGGGCGCGACGCTGTGTCGCGACTGGATCGCCGAGGACTACGGCTCCCACGCCTCGACGTTCTCCGGCGGTCCGGTCGTCTCGGCCGCTGCGGAAGCGACCGTCTCGACCGTCGTCGAGGACGATCTGCCGGCCCACGCCGGGGCGATGGGCGACTACCTGCAGACCGAACTGGCGGCGGCGCTCGGCGACGAGGTGCGCGAGGTCCGCGGCGAGGGGCTGATGGTCGGCGTCGAGGTCGGCCGCGGCGCGAACCGCGCGCTGAAGGAGCTCGCGCTGAACCACGGCGTGCTCGCCCTGCCCGCGGGCCGGACCGTCGTGCGCCTGCTCCCGCCGCTGACGATCGGGGAGGAGCACGTCGACCGCGTCGTCGAGGCGATGGAGGACGTCGTCGGATGA
- a CDS encoding acetylglutamate/acetylaminoadipate kinase, producing MTVVVKIGGARAVEPEGALADVAHLTANGEDVVVVHGGSTAVDETLEELGEEPEYVETPGGVVGRFTDERTMEVFEMVMPGKLNTDLTAALQNEGVDAVGLSGVDGKLLTGPRKSAVRVVEDGKKKIRRGDHSGTIEDVNADLLETLLAGGYTPVVTVPMLSGEGTPVNADADRAAAAVAGALEADLVVLTDVAGIYEDPDDESTVIDEATTPAEFERVEDAAEGFMTKKVMAATEALEGGAASVTVADANLNDPIVGALDGQGTTITPGAVGAEGPDGADVAEEDLL from the coding sequence ATGACAGTAGTAGTCAAGATCGGTGGCGCGCGCGCCGTCGAACCGGAAGGCGCACTGGCGGACGTCGCCCACCTCACGGCCAACGGCGAGGACGTCGTCGTCGTCCACGGCGGGTCGACCGCGGTGGACGAGACGCTGGAGGAACTGGGCGAGGAACCGGAGTACGTCGAGACGCCCGGCGGCGTCGTCGGGCGGTTCACCGACGAGCGAACCATGGAGGTGTTCGAGATGGTGATGCCCGGGAAGCTGAACACCGACCTCACCGCCGCGCTCCAGAACGAGGGCGTCGACGCGGTCGGCCTCTCGGGCGTCGACGGGAAACTGCTCACCGGGCCGCGGAAGTCCGCGGTGCGGGTCGTCGAGGACGGCAAGAAGAAGATCAGACGGGGCGACCACTCCGGCACGATCGAGGACGTGAACGCCGACCTGCTGGAGACGCTGCTCGCGGGCGGCTACACGCCGGTCGTCACGGTGCCGATGCTGTCCGGCGAGGGCACGCCGGTCAACGCCGACGCCGACCGCGCCGCCGCGGCCGTCGCCGGCGCGCTGGAAGCGGACCTCGTCGTTCTCACCGACGTCGCCGGGATCTACGAGGACCCCGACGACGAGTCGACCGTCATCGACGAGGCGACGACGCCCGCGGAGTTCGAGCGCGTCGAGGACGCCGCGGAGGGGTTCATGACGAAGAAGGTGATGGCGGCGACCGAGGCGCTGGAGGGCGGCGCGGCCTCCGTCACCGTCGCGGACGCGAACCTCAACGACCCCATCGTCGGCGCGCTCGACGGACAGGGGACGACGATCACGCCCGGCGCGGTCGGCGCGGAGGGTCCTGACGGGGCGGACGTCGCCGAGGAGGACCTCCTGTGA
- the argC gene encoding N-acetyl-gamma-glutamyl-phosphate reductase, with the protein MAGESLSASVVGGSGFTGGELLRLIDAHPRLDAQQATSRSYDGKSVGSVHPNLRGTDLRFSDPADLESVDVLFTATPHGVSMERIDSFREVADTVVDLSADFRLDTEEQYDEWYDGHSRPELLDEAAYALPEINRENLEGADLIASGGCNATATILGLHPLFEHGVLSGDEQIVVDVKVGSSEGGAGGGEASSHPERSGVVRPYAPKGHRHEAEIEQFLGTSVSFTCHAVDMIRGASATCHVFPDGPVSKGDLWGAYRESYEEEPFMRLAAGGSGVYRYPEPKAVAGTNYGEVGFELDPSNKRVVAFSAIDNMMKGSAGQAVHAANVALGFEETAGLEFQGLHPVGAP; encoded by the coding sequence ATGGCGGGCGAGTCGCTCTCGGCGTCGGTCGTCGGCGGCAGCGGCTTCACCGGCGGCGAGCTCCTGCGGCTGATCGACGCGCATCCGCGCCTCGACGCGCAGCAGGCGACCAGCCGGAGCTACGACGGCAAGAGCGTCGGCTCCGTCCACCCGAACCTCCGGGGCACCGACCTGCGCTTCTCCGATCCGGCGGACCTGGAGAGCGTGGACGTGCTGTTCACGGCGACGCCGCACGGCGTCTCGATGGAGCGGATCGACTCGTTCCGGGAGGTGGCGGACACCGTCGTGGACCTCTCGGCGGACTTCCGGCTCGACACCGAGGAGCAGTACGACGAGTGGTACGACGGCCACAGCCGGCCCGAACTGCTCGACGAGGCGGCGTACGCCCTCCCGGAGATCAACCGCGAGAACCTCGAAGGGGCGGACCTGATCGCCTCCGGCGGCTGCAACGCCACCGCGACGATCCTCGGGCTCCACCCCCTGTTCGAGCACGGCGTGCTCTCGGGGGACGAACAGATCGTCGTCGACGTGAAGGTCGGCTCCTCGGAGGGCGGCGCGGGCGGCGGCGAGGCCTCGTCGCACCCGGAGCGCTCGGGCGTCGTCCGCCCGTACGCGCCGAAGGGGCACCGCCACGAGGCCGAGATAGAGCAGTTCCTCGGAACGTCGGTGTCGTTCACGTGCCACGCCGTGGACATGATCCGCGGCGCGTCCGCGACCTGCCACGTGTTCCCGGACGGCCCCGTCTCGAAGGGCGACCTCTGGGGCGCGTACCGCGAGTCGTACGAGGAGGAGCCGTTCATGCGGCTGGCCGCCGGCGGGAGCGGCGTCTACCGCTACCCCGAGCCGAAGGCGGTCGCGGGGACGAACTACGGCGAGGTCGGCTTCGAACTGGACCCCTCGAACAAGCGCGTCGTCGCGTTCTCGGCCATCGACAACATGATGAAAGGCTCCGCCGGACAGGCGGTCCACGCGGCCAACGTCGCGCTCGGCTTCGAGGAGACGGCGGGTCTGGAGTTTCAGGGACTCCACCCCGTCGGCGCACCCTGA
- the lysX gene encoding lysine biosynthesis protein LysX, which translates to MNVGMLYSRIRKDEKLLLSELRDRGHEVTKIDVRKQQFNIEDAPEKFEGLDVVLDRCLATSRSLYVTRFAEAYGVPVVNSPDTAEVCADKVKNSLALKGAGIPTPNTDVAFTKDAAMETIEEFGYPCVLKPVIGSWGRLMAKIDGRSAAEAILEHKATLGHYEHKVFYVQEFVEKPGRDIRVLATDGEPVAAMVRSSDHWLTNAAKGAETAEFELDDEARDLVERASDAVGGGLLGVDLMETGDSYTVHEVNHTVEFKALNDTTDVDVPGAVVDWLEARVEREQGQEVTA; encoded by the coding sequence ATGAACGTCGGAATGCTGTACTCCCGGATCCGCAAGGACGAGAAGCTGCTCCTCTCGGAGCTGCGCGACCGGGGCCACGAGGTCACGAAGATCGACGTCCGGAAACAGCAGTTCAACATCGAGGACGCCCCCGAGAAGTTCGAGGGCCTCGACGTGGTGCTGGACCGCTGTCTGGCGACCAGCCGGAGCCTCTACGTCACGCGGTTCGCGGAGGCCTACGGCGTACCCGTCGTCAACAGTCCCGACACCGCGGAGGTGTGCGCGGACAAGGTGAAAAACAGTCTCGCGCTGAAGGGCGCGGGCATCCCCACGCCGAACACCGACGTGGCGTTCACCAAGGACGCCGCGATGGAGACGATCGAGGAGTTCGGCTACCCCTGTGTCCTCAAGCCCGTGATCGGCTCCTGGGGCCGCCTGATGGCGAAGATCGACGGCCGGTCGGCCGCCGAGGCCATCCTCGAACACAAGGCGACGCTCGGCCACTACGAGCACAAGGTGTTCTACGTCCAGGAGTTCGTCGAGAAGCCCGGCCGCGACATCCGGGTGCTGGCGACCGACGGCGAGCCCGTCGCCGCCATGGTCCGCTCGTCGGACCACTGGCTCACGAACGCGGCGAAGGGCGCGGAAACCGCCGAGTTCGAGCTCGACGACGAGGCCAGAGACCTCGTCGAGCGCGCGAGCGACGCGGTCGGCGGCGGCCTGCTCGGCGTCGACCTCATGGAGACGGGCGACTCCTACACCGTCCACGAGGTCAACCACACCGTCGAGTTCAAGGCGCTGAACGACACGACGGACGTCGACGTGCCCGGCGCGGTCGTCGACTGGCTGGAGGCGAGAGTCGAGCGCGAACAGGGCCAGGAGGTGACGGCCTGA
- the lysW gene encoding lysine biosynthesis protein LysW yields the protein MAECVECGADVDLHDDLEVGEIVDCTTCGAELEVTDTNPPVLQKAPELEEDWGE from the coding sequence ATGGCAGAATGCGTTGAGTGCGGGGCCGACGTGGACCTGCACGACGACCTCGAAGTGGGAGAGATCGTGGACTGCACCACCTGCGGCGCAGAGCTCGAAGTGACCGACACCAACCCGCCGGTCCTCCAGAAGGCCCCCGAGCTGGAGGAGGACTGGGGGGAGTAA
- the argH gene encoding argininosuccinate lyase — MSEGNSGDVVRRDRFSGGPAREFLSSLDADRRIFAADLAVDRAHVVMLAEQGIVDGGTADEILAALDEVEDVGHGALPEGEDVHAAIETAVIDRVGEAGGKMHTARSRNDEVATCIRYRLREDVLDAAEATLGFREALLSAAEATTGAVMPGFTHLQPAQPTTVAHWLCSYESAVARDTERLLDAYDRINRSPLGAAAFAGTPFDVDRERTAELLGFDAVVENSMDASSARDFLLEATAALANLATTLSGLAEDLIVFANKGYVDLSDDYSSTSSIMPQKKNPDTLELVRATAGDAASGVNGLLTTLKGLPRAYNRDLQRATPHAWETVDAVVEAVDVAAGAVATADWDEAALADAAGEGFSTATGVADLLAMHGLPFRTAHEMVAVAAESGADYDALDAAAREVLGDPLAEYVDREDVEAALDPAESVASRDSTGGPAAAAVADALDAAEATLSADADAVESKRSALADAEDALRTEVSEYA; from the coding sequence ATGTCCGAGGGGAACTCAGGCGACGTCGTCCGCCGGGACCGCTTCAGCGGCGGCCCCGCCCGGGAGTTCCTCTCCTCGCTCGACGCCGACCGGCGCATCTTCGCGGCCGACCTCGCGGTCGACCGCGCGCACGTCGTGATGCTCGCCGAGCAGGGGATCGTCGACGGCGGGACGGCGGACGAGATACTCGCCGCGCTGGACGAGGTCGAGGACGTCGGCCACGGCGCGCTCCCCGAGGGCGAGGACGTCCACGCCGCCATCGAGACGGCGGTCATCGACCGCGTCGGCGAGGCGGGCGGGAAGATGCACACCGCCCGCTCGCGCAACGACGAGGTGGCGACCTGCATCCGCTACCGCCTGCGCGAGGACGTGCTGGACGCCGCGGAGGCGACGCTGGGGTTCCGCGAGGCCCTGCTGTCGGCGGCCGAAGCCACCACCGGGGCGGTGATGCCCGGCTTCACGCACCTCCAGCCCGCCCAGCCGACCACCGTCGCGCACTGGCTCTGCTCCTACGAGTCGGCCGTCGCGCGCGACACCGAGCGCCTGCTCGACGCCTACGACCGGATCAACCGGTCGCCGCTCGGCGCGGCGGCGTTCGCGGGGACGCCCTTCGACGTCGACCGCGAGCGCACCGCCGAGCTACTCGGGTTCGACGCCGTCGTGGAGAACTCGATGGACGCGAGTTCCGCCCGCGACTTCCTGCTGGAGGCGACGGCGGCGCTGGCGAACCTCGCCACGACGCTGTCGGGGCTCGCCGAGGACCTGATCGTCTTCGCGAACAAGGGGTACGTCGACCTGAGCGACGACTACTCGTCGACCTCCTCGATCATGCCCCAGAAGAAAAACCCCGACACGCTGGAGCTCGTCCGCGCGACCGCGGGCGACGCCGCGAGCGGGGTGAACGGCCTGCTGACCACGCTGAAGGGGCTACCCCGCGCGTACAACCGCGACCTGCAGCGCGCGACGCCGCACGCCTGGGAGACGGTCGACGCCGTCGTCGAGGCGGTCGACGTGGCGGCCGGCGCGGTCGCCACCGCCGACTGGGACGAGGCCGCGCTCGCGGACGCCGCGGGCGAGGGGTTCTCGACGGCGACCGGCGTCGCCGACCTGCTGGCGATGCACGGCCTCCCGTTCCGTACCGCCCACGAGATGGTAGCGGTGGCGGCCGAATCGGGGGCCGATTACGACGCGCTCGACGCCGCGGCCCGCGAGGTGCTCGGCGACCCCCTCGCCGAGTACGTCGACCGCGAGGACGTGGAGGCCGCACTCGACCCCGCCGAGAGCGTCGCCAGTCGCGACTCGACCGGCGGCCCCGCGGCGGCCGCGGTGGCCGACGCGCTCGACGCCGCCGAGGCGACGCTGTCCGCCGACGCGGACGCCGTCGAGTCGAAGCGGTCCGCGCTCGCCGACGCCGAGGACGCCCTCCGTACGGAGGTGAGCGAGTATGCGTGA
- a CDS encoding argininosuccinate synthase has product MERVALAFSGGLDTTVCVGLLEEEYGYDEVIGVTVDVGQPDEEFEEAEETAEALDVDQYVVDAREEFATLCLDSLKANATYQGYPLGTALARPVIANAILETAKEHDCDAVAHGCTGKGNDQLRFEAVWRDSDLDVIAPVRELELTREWEIEYAEERGLPVESGNEGDWSIDTNLWSRSVEGAKLEDPGYVPPEDIYEWTDAPGEAGEAELVEIEFADGEPVAVDGEEYGPVELIEYLNDLAGAYGVGRTDMMEDRMLGLKVRENYEHPAATVLLNAHEALEGLVLTQEERDFKAQVDQQWSNKAYQGLIDAPLVGALEGFIDETQSRVTGTVTIKLEGGSARPVGRESEYAAYSEDAASFNTETVEGQGITQKDATGVAKYHGFQGRLANKVIDAKDKQTLATDGSGASDGTEE; this is encoded by the coding sequence ATGGAACGCGTGGCACTCGCCTTCTCGGGCGGACTCGACACCACAGTATGCGTCGGACTGCTCGAAGAGGAGTACGGGTACGACGAGGTCATCGGCGTCACCGTCGACGTCGGCCAGCCCGACGAGGAGTTCGAAGAAGCTGAGGAGACCGCCGAAGCGCTCGACGTCGACCAGTACGTGGTCGACGCGCGAGAGGAGTTCGCCACGCTCTGTCTCGACTCGCTGAAGGCCAACGCGACCTATCAGGGCTACCCGCTGGGCACCGCGCTGGCGCGCCCGGTCATCGCGAACGCCATCCTCGAGACCGCGAAGGAACACGACTGCGACGCCGTGGCTCACGGCTGCACCGGCAAGGGCAACGACCAGCTCCGCTTCGAGGCGGTGTGGCGCGACTCCGACCTCGACGTCATCGCGCCCGTCCGCGAACTGGAGCTCACCCGCGAGTGGGAGATAGAGTACGCGGAGGAGCGCGGCCTCCCCGTCGAGAGCGGCAACGAGGGCGACTGGTCGATCGACACGAACCTCTGGAGTCGCTCGGTCGAGGGCGCGAAGCTGGAGGACCCGGGCTACGTCCCACCGGAGGACATCTACGAGTGGACGGACGCGCCCGGCGAGGCCGGCGAGGCCGAACTCGTCGAGATCGAGTTCGCGGACGGCGAGCCCGTCGCCGTCGACGGAGAGGAATACGGCCCCGTCGAACTCATCGAGTACCTCAACGACCTCGCGGGCGCGTACGGCGTCGGTCGCACGGACATGATGGAAGACCGCATGCTCGGCCTGAAGGTGCGCGAGAACTACGAGCACCCCGCCGCGACCGTCCTGCTCAACGCCCACGAGGCGCTCGAAGGCCTCGTGCTCACGCAGGAGGAGCGCGACTTCAAGGCACAGGTCGACCAGCAGTGGTCGAACAAGGCGTACCAGGGCCTGATCGACGCGCCGCTGGTCGGCGCGCTCGAGGGGTTCATCGACGAGACCCAGTCCCGCGTCACCGGCACCGTGACGATCAAACTCGAAGGCGGGAGCGCCCGCCCGGTCGGCCGCGAGAGCGAGTACGCGGCCTACTCCGAGGACGCCGCCTCGTTCAACACCGAGACCGTCGAGGGCCAGGGCATCACCCAGAAGGACGCCACCGGCGTCGCGAAGTACCACGGCTTCCAGGGCCGCCTGGCGAACAAGGTCATCGACGCGAAGGACAAGCAGACGCTCGCCACGGACGGGAGCGGAGCGAGCGACGGGACGGAGGAGTGA
- a CDS encoding DUF7096 domain-containing protein: MERRTLLALAVLAAALVAAPAAAFAGADGSVPQDDDDANDGNESVAPGERLAGVVGVQGAEIDGEMEERTFGVRVAAAASDEARASIVAGEINDTEERLTELEQRRAELEQARDNGSISEGRYRAELAKVAAEIHTVQRMANASENAAEGIPADVLEANGVDADAVRSLRDRAENLSGPEVAEIARSIAGENPGSPAGRDVGPGDRGPGEGVGNETTADETTTGENGTTTADNETASDDSETADDEP, from the coding sequence ATGGAACGACGCACCCTCCTCGCGCTCGCCGTCCTCGCCGCCGCGCTGGTGGCGGCGCCCGCCGCCGCGTTCGCGGGAGCGGACGGGAGCGTACCGCAGGACGACGACGACGCGAACGACGGGAACGAATCGGTCGCACCGGGCGAACGCCTCGCCGGCGTCGTCGGCGTGCAGGGCGCCGAGATCGACGGCGAGATGGAGGAGCGGACCTTCGGCGTCCGCGTCGCCGCCGCCGCGAGCGACGAGGCGCGGGCCTCGATTGTGGCCGGGGAAATCAACGACACCGAGGAGCGCCTGACCGAGCTCGAACAGCGCCGGGCCGAGCTGGAGCAGGCCCGCGACAACGGGTCGATCTCCGAGGGCCGCTACCGCGCCGAACTGGCGAAGGTCGCCGCGGAGATCCACACCGTGCAGCGCATGGCGAACGCGAGCGAGAACGCCGCCGAGGGGATCCCCGCCGACGTCCTCGAAGCCAACGGCGTCGACGCCGACGCGGTCCGGTCGCTGCGCGATCGCGCCGAGAACCTCTCCGGTCCCGAGGTCGCCGAGATCGCTCGCTCTATCGCCGGTGAGAATCCCGGTTCGCCTGCGGGACGAGACGTCGGGCCCGGCGACCGCGGTCCGGGCGAAGGCGTCGGGAACGAGACGACGGCAGACGAGACGACGACCGGCGAAAACGGAACCACGACCGCCGACAACGAGACGGCGTCCGACGACAGCGAGACCGCGGACGACGAGCCGTAA
- a CDS encoding helix-turn-helix transcriptional regulator produces the protein MHGTTRSLLALLVATALVTAGVGTALATAGATPAAGEDPDPNALHQSVETDEIRILVSVDENGTARWEMQYWTRLDDDNSTQAFEDLQRDVEENPENYTSRFRERIERTAAAAENETGREMSVRDVSVRAETRSIPQEYGVVTYSFTWERFAAVDGSEIRIGDAIRGFFLSDETRMTVEWPAGYEASVVSPDADDSGDRSVTWRGSQTDFGTDDPRILLGPSNGGDGADGDSPDAWMLGALALVGAVGVAALAYWARHRDARGDETTGATGGGGDADAAGEGDGDATDDGPPPELLSNEERVLRLLDQQGGRMKQQEVVQALDWTEAKTSQVVSDLRDEGKVESFRLGRENVLSLPDEGEE, from the coding sequence ATGCACGGCACGACGAGGTCCCTGCTTGCGCTCTTGGTCGCGACCGCGCTGGTAACGGCCGGCGTCGGAACCGCCCTCGCGACCGCCGGTGCGACGCCGGCCGCGGGCGAGGATCCGGATCCGAACGCCCTTCACCAGAGCGTCGAGACCGACGAGATCCGCATCCTCGTGTCCGTCGACGAGAACGGGACGGCGCGCTGGGAGATGCAGTACTGGACCAGACTCGACGACGACAACTCGACGCAGGCCTTCGAGGACCTGCAGCGCGACGTCGAGGAGAACCCGGAGAACTACACGTCGCGGTTCCGGGAGCGCATCGAGCGCACCGCCGCCGCCGCGGAGAACGAGACCGGTCGAGAGATGTCGGTCCGCGACGTGAGCGTTCGGGCGGAGACGCGGTCGATCCCGCAGGAGTACGGTGTCGTCACGTACTCGTTCACCTGGGAGCGCTTCGCCGCAGTCGACGGCAGCGAGATCCGGATCGGCGACGCCATCCGCGGGTTCTTCCTGAGCGACGAGACGCGCATGACCGTCGAGTGGCCGGCGGGGTACGAGGCGTCCGTCGTGTCGCCGGACGCCGACGACAGCGGCGACCGGTCGGTCACCTGGCGGGGGTCGCAGACGGACTTCGGGACCGACGACCCCCGGATCCTGCTCGGCCCGTCGAACGGGGGAGACGGCGCCGACGGCGACTCCCCCGACGCGTGGATGCTCGGTGCGCTCGCGCTCGTCGGCGCGGTCGGCGTCGCCGCCCTGGCGTACTGGGCGCGGCACCGAGACGCGAGAGGCGACGAGACGACCGGGGCGACCGGCGGCGGTGGCGACGCCGACGCGGCAGGCGAAGGCGACGGCGACGCGACCGACGACGGACCGCCGCCGGAACTGCTCTCCAACGAGGAGCGCGTCCTCCGGCTGCTCGACCAGCAGGGCGGGCGGATGAAACAACAGGAGGTCGTTCAGGCGCTCGACTGGACCGAGGCCAAGACCAGTCAGGTCGTGAGCGACCTCCGGGACGAGGGGAAAGTAGAGAGCTTCCGCCTCGGTCGGGAGAACGTGCTGTCGCTCCCCGACGAAGGCGAGGAGTAA